A genome region from Nicotiana tabacum cultivar K326 chromosome 13, ASM71507v2, whole genome shotgun sequence includes the following:
- the LOC107792253 gene encoding guanylate kinase 2, chloroplastic/mitochondrial-like: MQFRRLYTSLSNSSRDPFLLYRNLKNPFAVFDPNPQFLSTPRILKKRPILVTKRLVSSFPAMADARRPAHVPIPPPETADKAELYRALEAAVGSPFSSGPLVPDPHPLIIVVSGPSGVGKDAVIKRLREVRENMHFVVTATSRGKRPGEVDGNDYFFVSKEEFITMIERHELLEYALVYGDYKGIPKQQIRDQMAKGLDIVLRVDIQGAATLKRILGKSAVFVFLVAESEDALVKRLIDRKTETKETLLVRIATAREEVKHMEEFDYVVVNREGELENSVKLMESIIDAEKAKVRQRTATI; encoded by the coding sequence ATGCAATTTCGTAGGCTCTACACCTCTTTATCAAATTCTAGCCGCGATCCATTTCTCCTCTATCGAAATCTCAAAAACCCTTTTGCTGTTTTTGACCCTAACCCACAATTCCTCTCAACACCAAGAATCTTGAAAAAAAGGCCAATTCTTGTAACCAAACGTTTAGTGTCATCATTTCCTGCTATGGCGGATGCAAGAAGACCCGCCCATGTCCCTATACCACCCCCTGAAACTGCCGATAAGGCTGAATTGTATCGGGCCCTCGAGGCGGCGGTGGGGTCGCCGTTTAGTTCAGGTCCATTGGTACCCGACCCTCATCCTTTGATCATTGTGGTTAGTGGCCCGAGTGGGGTTGGTAAAGATGCGGTGATTAAAAGGCTTAGAGAAGTTAGGGAGAATATGCATTTTGTTGTTACTGCTACGAGCCGGGGTAAAAGGCCCGGTGAAGTTGATGGAAATGATTACTTTTTTGTGAGTAAAGAAGAGTTTATAACAATGATTGAGAGACATGAGTTGTTGGAGTATGCATTGGTGTACGGGGATTATAAGGGTATACCAAAACAGCAAATTAGGGATCAAATGGCTAAAGGATTGGATATAGTGTTGAGAGTTGATATACAAGGGGCAGCGACGTTGAAGAGGATTTTGGGTAAATCTGCGGTGTTTGTGTTTTTAGTGGCGGAGAGTGAAGATGCATTAGTGAAGAGGTTGATTGATAGGAAGACTGAGACTAAAGAGACTTTGCTTGTGAGAATTGCCACGGCTAGGGAGGAAGTGAAGCATATGGAGGAATTTGATTATGTGGTAGTGAATAGAGAAGGGGAGTTGGAGAATTCTGTTAAGTTGATGGAGTCTATTATTGATGCAGAGAAAGCTAAAGTCAGGCAAAGAACTGCGACGATTTAG